One window of Streptomyces sp. NBC_00273 genomic DNA carries:
- a CDS encoding response regulator has product MEVAKTRTRGPGRTYSRVVPGVSGRVLVVDDNKVIRQLIKVNLELEGFEVVTANDGAECLDVVHRVCPDAITLDVVMPRLDGFGAAAQLRADPRTRDVPVAIVSACTQQEVEAGIAAGVDAFLAKPFEPTELVRVVRRLIERKDRSDRGDRSDHSDGRKGTPAGRGRGGPLQ; this is encoded by the coding sequence GTGGAAGTGGCGAAAACCCGGACGCGGGGGCCCGGGCGGACCTACTCTCGAGTTGTGCCAGGCGTCTCAGGTCGGGTGCTTGTTGTCGACGACAACAAGGTCATCCGGCAGCTGATCAAGGTCAATCTCGAGCTGGAGGGCTTCGAGGTCGTGACCGCGAACGATGGTGCCGAGTGTCTGGACGTCGTGCATCGGGTGTGTCCCGATGCGATCACCCTTGATGTGGTCATGCCGCGGCTGGACGGGTTCGGGGCGGCCGCGCAGCTGCGGGCCGATCCGCGGACCAGGGACGTGCCCGTCGCCATCGTCAGCGCCTGCACGCAGCAAGAGGTGGAGGCCGGGATCGCGGCCGGGGTGGACGCCTTCCTCGCGAAGCCGTTCGAGCCCACCGAGCTGGTACGGGTCGTGCGCCGCCTGATCGAGCGCAAGGACCGTAGCGACCGCGGTGACCGCAGCGACCACAGCGACGGCAGGAAAGGGACACCCGCCGGGAGGGGGAGGGGCGGTCCCCTCCAGTAG
- a CDS encoding GntR family transcriptional regulator, translating into MVIRPVPSRRQAIADDLRHQISSGHFKAGERLPSEAQLSTCYAVSTATLRSALALLQGEGLVEKIHGSGNFVRRPLHKITYTGGGGAQATWTAFSAALRMTARTTNIEAPSHLTTLLNVPPHSPLTEVLFTTHEGKTPHGLAHIYVPHDLAPATPPLAEQIAVSLADFRPPLSEVQERVSARLPTQEEATTLRISPSLAVLSVTRVLTDAAGRMVEAALLVLPGDRADALFTARFVTDERSSKE; encoded by the coding sequence GTGGTGATCCGGCCCGTGCCCTCCCGCCGTCAAGCCATCGCCGACGACCTCCGTCACCAGATCTCATCGGGCCACTTCAAAGCTGGCGAACGCCTCCCCTCGGAGGCCCAACTCTCTACCTGTTACGCGGTTAGCACGGCCACCCTGCGAAGCGCCCTCGCGCTCCTCCAGGGCGAAGGCTTGGTCGAGAAGATCCACGGCAGCGGCAACTTCGTACGCCGCCCCCTTCACAAGATCACGTACACCGGCGGGGGAGGCGCACAGGCCACCTGGACCGCCTTCTCCGCCGCCTTACGCATGACTGCACGCACCACGAACATCGAGGCGCCCAGTCACCTGACCACCCTGCTGAACGTGCCACCCCACAGCCCCCTGACCGAAGTCCTCTTCACCACTCACGAAGGGAAGACGCCCCACGGCCTGGCCCACATCTACGTCCCCCACGACCTCGCGCCTGCCACCCCACCCTTGGCCGAGCAGATAGCCGTGAGCCTGGCAGATTTCCGCCCACCACTGTCTGAAGTCCAAGAGCGTGTCAGCGCCCGCCTCCCGACCCAGGAGGAGGCGACGACCCTCCGAATCAGCCCCTCGTTGGCGGTCCTCTCGGTCACCCGCGTGTTGACCGACGCCGCCGGCCGCATGGTCGAGGCAGCCCTCCTCGTCCTCCCCGGTGACAGAGCAGACGCACTCTTCACCGCCCGCTTCGTGACCGATGAGAGGAGCTCGAAGGAATGA
- a CDS encoding GntR family transcriptional regulator, with product MPEQPPYLRIADVLRQRIAEHVWTVGDRLPSRAQIAEECGVGENVVRRAQELLISQGVLEGRAGSGTYVAEPHRRVRVVRSSAREQPGGSPFRADMQALGKQGNWESRTEAKVPAPGEIAARLGIAEGELCVRTVYEFLADGRPVQLSTSWEPYELTAGTLVVLPEGGPHAGVGVVNRMAAIGITVSHTVEQPEPRQASAEEASLLGIQKAALVTHIRRTYYSDQGQPVETADIVIPAALCEVVYEIPVSR from the coding sequence ATGCCTGAGCAGCCGCCTTATCTCCGCATCGCCGATGTCCTGCGGCAGCGGATCGCGGAGCATGTGTGGACGGTCGGCGATCGGCTCCCTTCGCGTGCTCAGATCGCCGAGGAGTGTGGCGTCGGCGAGAACGTGGTCCGCCGGGCGCAGGAGTTGCTGATCTCCCAGGGAGTGCTGGAGGGGCGCGCGGGATCGGGCACGTACGTTGCCGAGCCTCATCGGCGCGTGCGGGTCGTGCGGTCCTCGGCGCGTGAGCAGCCCGGCGGTTCGCCGTTCCGGGCGGACATGCAGGCCTTGGGCAAGCAGGGCAATTGGGAGAGCCGGACCGAAGCGAAGGTGCCGGCCCCGGGCGAGATTGCGGCGCGGCTCGGTATTGCCGAGGGCGAGCTGTGCGTCCGGACCGTTTACGAGTTCCTCGCTGACGGTCGGCCTGTGCAGTTGTCGACGAGTTGGGAGCCGTACGAGCTCACCGCGGGCACGCTCGTTGTGCTGCCGGAGGGCGGGCCGCATGCGGGGGTTGGCGTCGTGAATCGGATGGCCGCGATCGGGATCACCGTCAGCCATACCGTCGAGCAGCCGGAGCCGCGGCAGGCGAGCGCCGAGGAGGCGTCGCTCCTCGGGATCCAGAAGGCCGCTCTGGTCACCCACATCCGGCGGACGTACTACAGCGACCAGGGGCAGCCCGTGGAGACTGCGGACATCGTCATCCCCGCCGCGCTGTGCGAGGTCGTCTACGAGATCCCCGTCAGCCGCTAG
- a CDS encoding holin, with amino-acid sequence MTFWKATTERVIRTFAQALAATLIAGGTSLLSVPWPAALGTAGMAAVLALLTAVAAGPIGPPGPGVTEAPVSNQ; translated from the coding sequence GTGACCTTCTGGAAGGCCACTACGGAGCGCGTCATCCGAACCTTCGCACAGGCTCTGGCGGCCACACTCATCGCCGGGGGCACAAGCCTGCTTTCGGTGCCTTGGCCAGCTGCACTTGGCACCGCCGGGATGGCTGCGGTGTTGGCGCTACTTACCGCCGTTGCCGCCGGCCCCATCGGCCCCCCGGGACCGGGCGTGACCGAAGCGCCAGTCAGCAATCAATGA
- a CDS encoding beta family protein, translating into MAYVPILKGKVGEFSALEHVTPAVRSCIRPVMELIPDPDVRDVLETFCNRAMDAVPHGTVLTVDTGALPTARVLEGDVGGPIARLSESLGLRGVLMCPVVRCADPRDVLAEASQAVAVHQSGVCLRVSVADDILEPLPNHGHIRRLLKVLHLEPEEVDLLIDAGPVHSSVTRDRLADRALAVLKVLSPWRWRRECVAAGAFPVNLTGFPRGQATPVARRDAQLWRRVVSGCHGKAPDFGDFGVTHPRIPVKSRGTPHPNMRYTTPEEWQVFVYPRVRSGNDDFFALSADLVASPYWPATGARTSWGDARLKECAMRQRGKAGTGAEWRAWATSHHLAVVTANLNTRGHP; encoded by the coding sequence TTGGCCTACGTTCCGATACTCAAGGGCAAGGTGGGGGAGTTCTCGGCCCTCGAACACGTCACGCCGGCGGTTCGCTCGTGCATCCGCCCCGTCATGGAGCTGATCCCTGACCCAGACGTGCGGGATGTGCTGGAGACCTTCTGCAACCGCGCGATGGACGCAGTGCCGCACGGCACGGTCCTGACGGTCGATACCGGCGCCTTACCGACAGCACGAGTCCTCGAGGGCGATGTTGGTGGTCCGATCGCCCGACTCAGTGAGTCGCTCGGGCTTCGCGGCGTGCTGATGTGCCCGGTCGTGCGTTGCGCAGATCCGCGAGACGTCCTGGCCGAGGCATCACAAGCGGTGGCTGTGCACCAGAGTGGCGTTTGCCTCCGTGTGTCCGTTGCGGACGACATCCTTGAACCCCTGCCGAATCACGGACATATCCGCAGGCTGCTCAAGGTGCTCCACCTCGAACCGGAAGAGGTGGACCTGCTCATTGACGCCGGGCCGGTGCACTCCAGTGTCACGAGAGACCGATTGGCCGACCGCGCATTGGCCGTCCTTAAGGTGCTCTCGCCGTGGCGATGGCGGCGCGAGTGTGTTGCCGCTGGCGCCTTCCCGGTCAACTTGACAGGGTTCCCCAGAGGGCAAGCCACGCCCGTAGCTAGGCGCGACGCGCAGCTCTGGCGGCGCGTCGTGAGCGGGTGCCATGGGAAGGCGCCAGACTTCGGTGACTTCGGTGTGACGCATCCTCGGATACCTGTGAAGTCACGTGGAACTCCGCACCCCAACATGCGTTACACGACTCCGGAAGAATGGCAGGTCTTCGTCTATCCGCGGGTCCGCTCCGGTAACGATGACTTCTTCGCCCTGAGCGCGGATCTGGTCGCATCCCCGTACTGGCCCGCAACAGGGGCCCGAACTTCATGGGGTGACGCACGGCTCAAGGAGTGCGCGATGCGGCAGAGGGGGAAGGCCGGCACCGGCGCGGAGTGGCGTGCATGGGCAACCTCCCATCACCTGGCAGTGGTGACAGCCAACCTCAACACGCGGGGGCACCCGTGA